In Holophagales bacterium, one DNA window encodes the following:
- a CDS encoding universal stress protein, with protein MFDNILVPVDFAPKNHGALAVARELAGGGQVTLLHVIERIDGDLRDDDPARMHTPRAVDGEVDEELDRFYERLEERARERMETMLAELGDRRVATRIVYGRRAHTIVETAAELDCDLIVMSSHRVSTAQPGADWISISHKVAILAGCPILLVK; from the coding sequence ATGTTCGACAACATCCTCGTACCGGTCGATTTCGCACCGAAGAACCACGGCGCTCTCGCCGTCGCTCGCGAGCTCGCGGGAGGGGGGCAGGTCACCCTCCTGCACGTCATCGAACGGATCGACGGTGACCTTCGCGACGACGATCCCGCCCGCATGCACACCCCTCGCGCGGTCGACGGAGAGGTCGACGAGGAGCTCGACCGTTTCTACGAGCGCCTGGAGGAACGGGCGCGCGAGCGGATGGAGACCATGCTCGCCGAGCTCGGCGACCGCCGCGTCGCGACCCGTATCGTCTACGGACGTCGCGCCCACACCATCGTCGAGACGGCCGCCGAGCTCGACTGCGACCTGATCGTGATGAGCTCGCACCGCGTCTCTACCGCGCAGCCGGGCGCGGACTGGATCAGCATCAGCCACAAGGTGGCGATTCTCGCGGGCTGCCCGATCCTGCTGGTGAAGTAG
- a CDS encoding transposase, whose amino-acid sequence MTLGVLGRAQRLYGMSICGFAFLSNHYHLLVWARDAEQLARFVGYLNSKLAREVGRIHAWREKVWGRRYQSIVVSDEQEAQVERLFYLLQQGCKEGLFADPEDWPGATSVRAMLHDEPLVGRWIDRTSKGSPRERSERDDREGDESRELVTLDPLPAWSHLEPTERQRRVGELVARVRDAAAARQSRHGRPAGAHEVMLHDPHEVPLESSRGSAPWVHAATRARRLAFLAAYRLFVAAFRRAADALRAGCVPVEFPAGCFQPSRGFIRAAPS is encoded by the coding sequence ATGACCCTCGGGGTCCTCGGGCGCGCGCAGCGACTCTACGGAATGTCGATCTGCGGATTCGCCTTCCTGTCCAACCACTACCACCTCCTGGTCTGGGCACGTGACGCCGAGCAACTCGCCCGCTTCGTGGGCTATCTCAATTCGAAGTTGGCCCGGGAAGTCGGACGGATTCACGCTTGGCGCGAGAAGGTCTGGGGGCGCCGATATCAGTCGATCGTGGTGAGCGACGAGCAGGAGGCCCAGGTCGAGCGGCTCTTCTACCTGCTGCAGCAAGGTTGCAAGGAGGGCCTCTTCGCCGATCCGGAGGACTGGCCCGGTGCAACCAGTGTGCGAGCGATGCTCCACGACGAGCCTCTGGTGGGTCGATGGATCGACCGGACGTCGAAGGGTTCGCCCCGGGAAAGGTCGGAACGGGACGATCGAGAGGGAGACGAGTCCCGTGAGCTCGTCACCCTCGACCCTCTGCCGGCGTGGAGTCATCTGGAGCCCACAGAGCGACAGAGGAGAGTCGGGGAGCTCGTGGCCCGCGTGCGAGATGCTGCGGCGGCACGACAGAGCCGTCACGGGAGGCCAGCGGGAGCCCACGAGGTGATGCTCCACGATCCGCACGAGGTGCCGCTCGAGAGCTCTCGCGGGTCAGCACCGTGGGTGCATGCGGCGACGCGAGCGCGGCGCCTGGCTTTCCTCGCGGCCTATCGCCTCTTCGTCGCGGCGTTTCGCCGCGCCGCCGACGCGCTGAGGGCGGGATGTGTTCCCGTCGAATTCCCCGCTGGCTGCTTTCAGCCCTCTCGTGGCTTCATTCGCGCAGCGCCCAGCTGA
- a CDS encoding sulfatase-like hydrolase/transferase → MKRNDSRSTGRALGWPALALFGALLAHLACAPGSRPANEPTYRRAPIVLVSIDTLRADHLPAWGYTRGETPAIDVLARESIRFANAFSPCPLTLPAHLSILSGLTPVEHGVRDNLGYAYDGASHPTLASWLRPAGYARGAAVSAYVLRGASGLGGEFDFYDDELPGVRADLAAAAGAAQRPGSMAADRLLAWIGRQGDRPFFAWLHLYEPHTPYAAPAPFAARLADPYDAEIAAADAVVGRFLGALRASGIYDRAIVVLLSDHGEGLGEHGEAEHGILLNRWALHVPLLLKLPQGERGGETVDTPVALIDVAPTLSRLVGVAAPAAVGERSLLDGERLTRRAERGLYAETYYPRIHLGWSEQTGLLATRFHLIEGGGRELYDWRADPRELEERSAAEPERVRELAAALARQRGAYEPPGTGNAEEVAAMRSLGYLGGSATHASGGDLPAPRARIHLIAQLSSALRLAAAGQNEAAASGLREVLRESPELFDAQVALAEVSARAGRPAEALSAYERACALSPALASGLVLPMARLQLELGRFDEAERHARAGAAGQPGAAELLLARIAMAKGDPVGAEQAARRAEQTPDAWPGAATIRAELRLRAGAPEEALAILDAAEERRRGEGGEPVADLEFLRGEALGRVDRLGEAEQAFRREIAAFPTATQAYSRLALVLGLTGHGRREVEEVLEAMVARRPDAETAALARRTLSTLQGATLQGASHLVRDHGGR, encoded by the coding sequence GTGAAGCGAAACGACTCGAGATCCACCGGCCGTGCCCTCGGCTGGCCCGCGCTCGCGCTGTTCGGGGCCTTGCTCGCTCACCTCGCCTGCGCGCCGGGCTCGCGGCCGGCGAACGAGCCGACCTACCGCCGAGCACCGATCGTCCTGGTGTCGATCGACACGCTGCGCGCCGACCATCTTCCGGCCTGGGGCTACACCCGGGGAGAGACGCCGGCGATCGACGTGCTGGCACGCGAGTCGATTCGCTTCGCCAACGCCTTCTCACCCTGTCCGCTGACCTTGCCGGCGCATCTTTCGATTCTCAGCGGCCTGACGCCGGTCGAGCACGGCGTGCGCGACAACCTCGGCTATGCCTACGACGGAGCGAGTCACCCGACGCTGGCGAGCTGGCTCCGTCCAGCCGGCTACGCGCGCGGTGCGGCGGTCTCCGCCTACGTGCTGCGCGGTGCGAGCGGGCTGGGGGGAGAGTTCGACTTCTACGACGACGAGCTACCAGGGGTGCGGGCGGATCTCGCCGCGGCGGCCGGTGCGGCACAGCGCCCGGGGTCGATGGCGGCGGATCGGCTGCTCGCCTGGATCGGCCGGCAGGGAGATCGTCCCTTCTTCGCCTGGCTGCACCTCTACGAGCCGCACACGCCCTACGCCGCCCCGGCGCCGTTCGCCGCGCGCCTCGCCGATCCGTATGACGCCGAGATCGCCGCCGCGGATGCGGTGGTCGGTCGCTTCCTCGGCGCGCTGCGGGCGAGCGGGATCTACGATCGGGCGATCGTCGTGCTGCTCTCCGATCATGGCGAAGGGCTCGGCGAGCACGGCGAGGCCGAGCACGGCATCCTGCTCAACCGCTGGGCGCTCCACGTTCCGCTCCTGCTGAAACTGCCGCAAGGAGAGCGCGGCGGCGAGACGGTGGACACGCCGGTGGCCCTGATCGACGTGGCGCCGACGCTCTCGCGCCTCGTCGGCGTGGCGGCTCCGGCGGCGGTGGGCGAGCGCTCGCTGCTCGACGGCGAGCGGCTGACGCGGCGCGCCGAGCGTGGCCTCTACGCCGAGACCTACTATCCGCGGATCCACCTCGGATGGAGCGAGCAGACGGGACTCCTGGCCACCCGCTTCCATCTCATCGAAGGGGGCGGACGAGAGCTCTACGACTGGCGTGCCGATCCGCGCGAGCTCGAGGAGAGGAGCGCCGCCGAACCGGAACGGGTGCGGGAGCTCGCGGCGGCGCTGGCGCGGCAGCGGGGTGCGTACGAACCGCCCGGGACGGGAAACGCCGAGGAGGTCGCGGCGATGCGGTCGCTCGGCTACCTCGGCGGCTCGGCGACGCACGCGAGCGGCGGCGACCTGCCGGCGCCCCGCGCGCGGATCCACCTGATCGCGCAGTTGAGCTCCGCCTTGCGGCTGGCGGCGGCCGGCCAGAACGAGGCGGCGGCGAGCGGTCTGCGCGAGGTGCTGCGGGAGAGCCCCGAGCTCTTCGACGCCCAGGTGGCGCTCGCCGAAGTGTCGGCGCGCGCCGGCCGGCCGGCCGAGGCGCTGTCGGCGTACGAGCGCGCCTGTGCACTTTCGCCGGCGCTGGCGAGCGGCCTGGTGCTGCCGATGGCCCGCCTGCAGCTCGAGCTCGGGCGGTTCGACGAGGCGGAGCGCCATGCGCGGGCAGGAGCCGCCGGACAGCCGGGAGCGGCTGAGCTGCTGCTGGCGCGGATCGCGATGGCGAAGGGAGATCCGGTGGGCGCGGAGCAGGCGGCGAGGCGAGCGGAGCAGACGCCGGATGCCTGGCCGGGAGCGGCGACGATCCGTGCCGAGTTGCGGCTGCGTGCCGGTGCGCCCGAGGAGGCGCTCGCCATCCTCGACGCGGCGGAGGAGCGGCGGCGAGGAGAAGGGGGCGAGCCGGTCGCCGACCTGGAGTTCCTGCGCGGCGAGGCGTTGGGGAGAGTCGACCGCCTCGGCGAGGCGGAGCAGGCGTTCCGACGGGAGATCGCGGCGTTTCCCACGGCGACCCAGGCCTATTCGCGGTTGGCCCTGGTGCTCGGGCTGACGGGGCACGGACGGCGCGAGGTCGAGGAGGTGCTCGAGGCGATGGTGGCACGGCGTCCCGACGCGGAGACCGCCGCGCTCGCCCGCCGCACGCTCTCCACCCTCCAAGGTGCCACCCTCCAAGGTGCCAGCCACCTGGTGCGAGATCACGGCGGCCGTTGA